The Xanthomonas sp. CFBP 8443 genome has a window encoding:
- the trbE gene encoding conjugal transfer protein TrbE, with product MLNLAEYRQRPALLADWLPWAGLIAPGIVLNKDGSFQRTARFRGPDLDSATQGELIATSARLNNALRRLGSGWALFIEAERRPAADYPHSDFPEPLSWLVDEERRAAFEELGHHFESAYHLTLAYLPPEESRARAAKLLYENSPGDGVDWRGRLDAFVAETDRVFDLLDGVMPEIAWLDDAETLTYLHATVSTRRYRVGVPEVPFHIDALLADSALVGGLAPTLGDQHLRVVSVRGFPTSTWPGLLDDLNRLGFAYRWSTRFLCLDKAEAEKELGRLRRQWFAKRKNVIALLRETIFQQESPLVDTDASNKAADADAAMQELGGDQVAFGHFTATVTVLDADPAAADEKLRMVERVIQGRGFVTIPETLNAVDAWLSSIPGNAYANVRQPIVSTLNLAHMMPLSAVWAGPEKNDHLDGPPLIVTRTDGATPFRLVTHIGDVGHTLVAGPTGMGKSVLLAILVQQFRRYRGSRVFAFDMGRSMRATILGLGGEHYDLGADGGIAFQPLARIDRESYRSWAAEWVEGRLLHEGVTVGPDEKAVIWSALGSLAGAPVEQRTLTGLSVLLQSNALRQALAPYVLGGAHGKLLDADTDRLGLGDVQGFEMEELMHSPAAVQAVLRYLFARFDERFDGAPTLLILDEAWLFLDEPSFAARIRQWLKTLRKKNVSVIFATQSLADIKDSTIAPAIIESCASRIFLPNPQATEPQIRTIYEGFGLNSRQIEIVATAQPKRDYYYQSRLGNRLFDLDLGPVALAFAGASTPQDQRDMDRVLTQAGAPGFAGAWLRHRGLDWAADLLPSSPAATSFLASQPLEVSP from the coding sequence ATGCTGAACCTTGCCGAATACCGCCAGCGCCCAGCCTTGCTTGCCGACTGGCTGCCTTGGGCCGGCCTGATCGCGCCGGGCATCGTCTTGAACAAGGACGGCAGTTTCCAGCGCACGGCGCGCTTTCGTGGGCCTGATCTGGACAGCGCGACGCAGGGCGAACTGATCGCCACGTCGGCGCGGCTCAACAACGCGCTGCGCCGGCTAGGTTCGGGCTGGGCCTTGTTCATTGAGGCCGAGCGCCGACCGGCGGCGGACTACCCACACTCCGACTTTCCCGAACCGCTGTCCTGGCTCGTGGACGAGGAACGCCGCGCCGCCTTCGAGGAATTGGGGCATCACTTCGAGAGCGCCTATCACCTGACGCTGGCTTACCTGCCGCCCGAGGAATCCCGCGCCCGCGCGGCCAAGCTGCTCTATGAGAACTCGCCGGGCGACGGCGTGGACTGGCGCGGCCGGCTCGATGCCTTCGTAGCGGAAACCGATCGTGTCTTCGACTTGCTCGATGGCGTGATGCCGGAAATCGCCTGGCTCGATGACGCCGAGACGCTGACCTACCTGCACGCCACGGTGTCCACGCGGCGCTACCGCGTGGGCGTACCCGAAGTACCGTTCCATATCGACGCACTGCTGGCCGACTCCGCGCTGGTCGGTGGCCTGGCGCCGACGCTGGGTGACCAACACCTGCGCGTGGTGTCGGTGCGGGGCTTTCCGACTTCCACCTGGCCGGGCCTGCTGGACGACCTCAACCGCCTGGGCTTCGCCTACCGCTGGAGCACGCGCTTTCTCTGCCTCGACAAAGCCGAAGCGGAAAAGGAACTCGGCCGCCTGCGCCGCCAATGGTTCGCCAAGCGCAAGAACGTCATCGCGCTGCTGCGCGAGACGATCTTTCAGCAGGAATCGCCCCTGGTGGATACCGACGCCAGCAACAAGGCTGCCGACGCAGATGCCGCCATGCAGGAGCTGGGTGGCGATCAGGTGGCCTTCGGTCACTTCACTGCAACGGTGACGGTACTCGACGCCGACCCGGCCGCGGCCGACGAAAAGCTGCGCATGGTGGAGCGCGTCATCCAGGGCCGGGGTTTCGTGACCATCCCCGAGACTTTGAACGCCGTGGATGCGTGGCTGTCGTCCATCCCCGGCAACGCCTACGCGAACGTGCGCCAGCCCATCGTCTCGACGCTGAATCTGGCGCACATGATGCCGCTGTCCGCCGTATGGGCCGGGCCGGAGAAGAACGACCATCTGGACGGCCCGCCGTTGATCGTCACCCGCACCGATGGCGCCACGCCGTTCCGGCTGGTGACGCACATCGGCGACGTGGGGCACACGTTGGTCGCTGGGCCGACCGGCATGGGCAAGTCGGTGTTGCTTGCCATTCTGGTGCAGCAATTCCGCCGCTATCGCGGCTCGCGCGTGTTCGCCTTCGATATGGGCCGCTCGATGCGCGCCACCATCCTGGGCCTGGGCGGCGAGCACTACGACCTGGGTGCCGATGGCGGCATTGCCTTCCAGCCGCTCGCGCGTATCGACCGGGAAAGCTATCGCTCCTGGGCGGCGGAATGGGTGGAGGGCCGCCTGCTGCACGAAGGTGTCACGGTCGGCCCCGACGAGAAGGCGGTCATCTGGTCGGCTCTGGGGAGCCTGGCCGGCGCACCGGTGGAACAACGCACGCTCACCGGGCTGTCCGTGCTGCTGCAATCGAACGCGCTGCGGCAGGCACTCGCGCCCTACGTGCTCGGCGGCGCGCACGGCAAGCTGCTGGACGCGGACACCGATCGCCTCGGCCTCGGGGACGTGCAGGGCTTCGAGATGGAAGAACTGATGCACAGCCCCGCCGCCGTGCAAGCGGTGCTGCGCTACCTGTTCGCCCGCTTCGATGAGCGTTTCGACGGTGCGCCGACGCTGCTGATTCTGGATGAGGCGTGGCTGTTCCTCGATGAGCCGTCTTTCGCCGCGCGCATTCGCCAATGGTTGAAGACGCTGCGCAAGAAAAACGTGTCCGTGATCTTCGCCACGCAGAGTCTGGCAGACATTAAGGACTCGACCATCGCGCCCGCGATCATCGAAAGCTGCGCCAGCCGGATTTTCTTACCCAATCCGCAGGCCACTGAGCCGCAGATTCGCACGATCTACGAGGGCTTCGGCCTCAACAGCCGGCAAATCGAAATCGTCGCCACCGCCCAGCCCAAGCGCGACTACTACTACCAATCGCGCCTGGGCAATCGCCTGTTCGACCTCGACCTGGGGCCGGTCGCGCTCGCCTTCGCGGGCGCATCCACTCCGCAAGACCAACGCGACATGGATCGCGTGCTGACGCAGGCCGGCGCTCCCGGCTTCGCCGGCGCGTGGCTGCGCCATCGCGGCCTCGATTGGGCCGCCGACCTGCTGCCGTCCTCACCGGCGGCGACTTCTTTCCTCGCTTCTCAACCGCTGGAGGTTTCGCCATGA
- a CDS encoding aldo/keto reductase, which translates to MKFNRLGNTGLFVSELGLGTMTFGENRDYPLLGGVGQQEANAFVSHALESGVNLFDTADGYSLGSSEQILGKALRNSGVQRESYLIATKAFLAMGSGPNDAGSSRGHLLNAAKGSLKRLGVDYIDIYQLHGFDPATPIEESLRAIDDLVRQGLVRYVGVSNWAAWQIAKALGISERLGLTRFSSLQAYYSVVGRDLEQEIAPMLLSEGVGLIVWSPLAGGFLSGKRQRDMPEPEGSRRSAMQFPPIDGTRGFETLDVLRSIADAHDASVAQISLAWLLSQRAVSSVLIGAKRMDQLEDNLKAAELQLTQHELNLIARVSGLPANYPRWMLDFQGAERNSLLVQSNW; encoded by the coding sequence ATGAAGTTCAATCGTTTAGGAAATACCGGATTGTTCGTATCAGAGCTTGGCCTTGGCACTATGACATTCGGCGAAAACCGGGACTACCCGCTGCTCGGTGGAGTGGGGCAACAGGAAGCCAACGCGTTTGTTTCGCACGCCCTTGAGAGCGGAGTTAATCTCTTTGATACAGCCGATGGGTATTCCCTCGGAAGTTCTGAGCAAATCCTTGGGAAAGCTCTTCGCAATTCTGGCGTGCAACGCGAAAGCTATCTGATCGCTACCAAAGCATTTTTGGCGATGGGTAGTGGGCCAAACGATGCAGGTTCTTCGCGGGGCCATCTGCTCAATGCTGCAAAAGGAAGCCTTAAACGGCTGGGGGTTGACTATATTGACATTTATCAACTGCATGGATTTGATCCGGCCACACCGATCGAAGAATCATTGCGAGCGATTGATGATCTCGTCCGTCAAGGCCTTGTCCGCTATGTGGGCGTATCGAATTGGGCTGCATGGCAAATTGCTAAAGCACTTGGAATTTCGGAGCGTTTAGGACTCACTCGCTTCTCATCGCTTCAAGCCTACTACTCGGTAGTCGGGCGAGATTTAGAGCAGGAAATTGCTCCCATGTTGCTGAGTGAAGGCGTCGGGCTGATCGTGTGGAGTCCGCTCGCGGGCGGGTTCCTCAGTGGGAAAAGGCAGCGGGACATGCCTGAACCCGAAGGTAGCCGCCGATCAGCAATGCAATTTCCCCCGATAGATGGGACGCGTGGTTTTGAAACGCTGGACGTGCTTCGTTCTATTGCCGACGCACATGACGCGTCAGTAGCCCAGATTTCACTTGCATGGCTGCTAAGCCAGAGGGCGGTTTCGTCTGTTCTGATCGGGGCAAAACGCATGGATCAATTGGAAGATAACCTCAAAGCAGCTGAGTTGCAGTTGACGCAACATGAGTTGAATTTAATCGCTAGAGTTAGCGGCTTGCCCGCCAATTACCCCAGATGGATGCTCGATTTCCAAGGGGCTGAGAGAAATAGCCTCCTCGTTCAATCCAATTGGTGA
- a CDS encoding EexN family lipoprotein produces MMKSIPFLLVAVLTACGQSETPKQADVPTVEELAADPARLKELRQQCKADRARLGDVLCNRVAEATRKRFYGDGTVPYTPPESPPKF; encoded by the coding sequence ATGATGAAGAGCATCCCCTTCCTGCTGGTCGCGGTGCTGACCGCCTGCGGTCAATCGGAGACGCCCAAGCAGGCTGACGTGCCGACCGTGGAGGAACTGGCTGCCGATCCGGCACGGTTAAAAGAGTTGCGCCAGCAGTGCAAGGCCGATCGCGCCAGACTGGGCGACGTGTTGTGCAACCGGGTAGCCGAGGCCACACGCAAGCGGTTCTATGGCGATGGCACGGTGCCCTATACGCCGCCGGAGAGTCCGCCCAAGTTTTGA
- a CDS encoding VirB3 family type IV secretion system protein: MSTANEGAPGFASGFEIPLHRSLTEPILLGGAPRTVAIANGTLAAAVGLGLQLWIPGVVLWIVGHSLAVWGARVDPQFMQVFARHIKHKPLLDV, from the coding sequence ATGAGCACCGCCAATGAAGGGGCGCCGGGCTTCGCGTCTGGCTTCGAGATCCCGCTGCATCGCTCGCTGACCGAGCCGATCCTGCTGGGCGGTGCGCCGCGCACGGTGGCGATCGCCAACGGCACGCTGGCTGCCGCCGTCGGGCTGGGCCTGCAACTGTGGATTCCCGGTGTAGTGCTCTGGATCGTCGGCCATTCGCTGGCGGTCTGGGGGGCGCGCGTCGATCCGCAGTTCATGCAGGTCTTCGCCCGGCACATCAAGCACAAACCGCTGCTGGACGTGTAG
- a CDS encoding CopG family transcriptional regulator, protein MSQYRLNLFIQHEHAKRLEELATKKGVSKSSIVAAALASWLSPDASDQREAAIAKRLDRLSRQAERLERDQNIQIETLALFIRYFLTVSTPVPEAHQDAARAHGKARFEQFIEQLGRHLLRGRSLVRDVVEELHPDTARMDDAAALAEAHERAAERAS, encoded by the coding sequence ATGAGCCAATACCGCCTCAATCTTTTTATCCAACACGAGCACGCCAAGCGGCTGGAAGAACTGGCCACCAAGAAAGGCGTCTCGAAATCCAGCATCGTCGCGGCGGCGCTCGCGTCCTGGCTGTCGCCGGACGCGAGCGACCAGCGCGAAGCCGCCATTGCCAAGCGGCTGGATCGCCTGTCGCGGCAGGCCGAACGCCTGGAGCGCGACCAGAACATCCAGATCGAAACGCTGGCGCTGTTCATCCGCTACTTCCTGACCGTCAGCACGCCGGTGCCCGAGGCGCATCAGGACGCGGCCCGTGCCCACGGCAAGGCGCGTTTCGAGCAGTTCATCGAGCAACTCGGCAGGCACCTGCTGCGCGGCCGCAGTCTGGTGCGCGACGTGGTGGAAGAACTGCACCCGGACACCGCGCGCATGGATGACGCGGCGGCGCTGGCCGAAGCCCATGAACGTGCTGCGGAGCGTGCCTCATGA
- a CDS encoding NAD(P)/FAD-dependent oxidoreductase: MKENEIRHRIVIVGGGVAGMEIATALARKGKNRRNFPSVTLVDREWAHVWKPMLHTIAAGTRDISQQQTPYIAHGSYVGFSFEPGDLLGIDREARAIRLAALYAPDGRLLIPERGLAYDTLVLSLGSQANDFGTPGVEAHCRKIDSRQQAEAFNQEIRFRILQCLAQDLQLSIGIVGGGATGVELAAELVQLTESSVAYGASDLASRLAITLIESGPRLLPAFPEDISVSTRARLEALGVRVVTNAHVKSVDDQGFAMDDGTRLEASLKVWAAGVKAPDFLWGLGGLESNRANQVLVEPSLQSTVDSNIYALGDCASLTLTGAIRALPPTAQIAHQQALHLIRYLPIAILHKASIPPFQPQVLGSLVSLGEYGAFGSLGKFGFFKGTTIRGRLAQFGHVMLYRSHQARLHGILRGSLLWFVDRLNARLRAPIRLD; the protein is encoded by the coding sequence ATGAAAGAAAACGAAATCAGGCACCGTATCGTTATTGTGGGCGGTGGCGTTGCTGGTATGGAAATTGCCACTGCACTGGCTCGAAAGGGAAAGAATCGCAGAAATTTTCCCTCAGTCACGCTCGTGGATCGTGAGTGGGCACATGTATGGAAGCCGATGCTACACACGATTGCAGCTGGCACGCGCGACATTTCACAACAGCAAACGCCGTATATCGCTCATGGCAGTTACGTTGGATTCTCCTTTGAGCCGGGAGATTTGCTTGGAATCGATCGCGAAGCGCGCGCGATCCGGCTCGCTGCACTCTATGCGCCTGACGGACGACTATTGATCCCTGAACGTGGATTGGCTTACGACACCTTAGTGTTATCACTTGGCAGTCAAGCCAACGACTTTGGTACGCCAGGAGTGGAAGCCCACTGCCGCAAGATAGATTCCCGTCAGCAGGCAGAGGCTTTCAATCAGGAAATCAGATTTCGCATCCTCCAATGCCTCGCGCAAGACTTGCAACTGTCAATTGGCATCGTAGGGGGCGGCGCAACTGGCGTAGAACTGGCAGCAGAATTAGTACAGCTCACCGAATCCTCCGTCGCATACGGCGCAAGCGATCTGGCATCACGACTAGCGATCACGCTGATAGAAAGCGGGCCACGTCTCTTGCCCGCATTTCCCGAAGACATTTCCGTCTCCACTCGTGCGCGTCTGGAAGCACTCGGGGTTCGTGTCGTGACTAATGCGCATGTCAAGTCTGTCGATGACCAAGGCTTTGCAATGGATGACGGGACAAGACTGGAAGCTTCTCTGAAAGTGTGGGCGGCAGGAGTAAAAGCTCCGGATTTTCTGTGGGGTTTAGGTGGACTTGAATCCAATCGAGCCAACCAAGTTCTAGTCGAGCCATCGCTGCAATCTACTGTGGATTCCAATATCTATGCGCTCGGCGATTGTGCAAGTTTGACGCTTACCGGTGCCATTCGTGCCTTGCCACCTACGGCTCAGATCGCCCATCAGCAGGCCTTGCACTTGATTCGCTATCTCCCTATTGCAATTCTGCATAAGGCCAGTATTCCACCATTCCAGCCCCAAGTCCTTGGCTCTCTAGTTTCGCTAGGAGAATACGGAGCTTTCGGGTCTTTGGGGAAGTTCGGCTTCTTCAAGGGGACGACTATACGCGGACGACTAGCTCAGTTCGGCCACGTCATGTTGTACCGGAGCCATCAAGCGCGGCTCCACGGAATCCTGCGCGGTAGCCTTCTATGGTTCGTTGATAGATTAAATGCCCGTCTGCGCGCTCCGATACGCCTGGACTAA
- a CDS encoding TrbC/VirB2 family protein, translated as MTQMHIHAFRISVNPASAFARLRRLAAPAQHGLLLAAVMLMTAGTAQAAGSSMPWEGPLTSILESIQGPVARIVAVIIIISTGLALAFGDTSGGFRKLIQIVFGLSIAFAASSFFLSFFSFSGGAVV; from the coding sequence ATGACGCAGATGCACATTCATGCTTTCCGCATTTCGGTAAATCCGGCTTCGGCCTTCGCACGCCTGCGGCGCCTGGCCGCGCCGGCGCAGCACGGCCTGCTGCTGGCCGCCGTCATGCTGATGACAGCTGGCACCGCGCAGGCCGCCGGTTCATCGATGCCCTGGGAGGGGCCACTGACCTCCATCCTCGAATCCATCCAGGGGCCGGTGGCACGCATCGTCGCGGTCATCATCATCATTTCCACCGGCCTGGCGCTGGCCTTCGGCGATACCAGCGGCGGGTTCCGCAAGCTGATCCAGATCGTGTTCGGTCTGTCCATCGCGTTCGCGGCGTCCTCGTTTTTCTTGTCGTTCTTCTCGTTCTCCGGCGGGGCGGTCGTATGA
- the trbB gene encoding P-type conjugative transfer ATPase TrbB, translated as MSAIPQIPPEPRSSATTSQDRRIQMLRTAMGPLIAAALEDPDVVEIMLNPDHTLWVDRLSSGRAPLGVELSEADGERIIRLVAAHVGAEVHRGQPLLTAELPETGERFEGILPPAAPGPAFALRKRAVSIIGLNRYVADGILTAGQADFLRRAVRERQNILIAGGTSTGKTTLANALLAEIAATGDRVLVLEDTIELQCAARDHVPLRTRAGVVSMQELVRATMRLRPDRVIVGEVRGGEALDLIKVWGTGHPGGIATIHAGSALGALLRLEQLILEVAVNPPRALIVEAINVVIHIAGRGRKRHVESIARVVGFDGAGYRMADALETPFPELPPVPSPSPEPSGELP; from the coding sequence ATGAGCGCCATTCCACAGATCCCACCCGAACCACGCTCGTCGGCCACCACTTCACAGGATCGCCGCATCCAGATGCTGCGCACGGCAATGGGGCCGTTGATCGCCGCCGCGCTGGAAGACCCTGACGTGGTGGAAATCATGCTCAACCCCGATCACACCCTATGGGTCGATCGGCTGTCGTCAGGCCGCGCACCGCTAGGCGTGGAACTGTCCGAGGCCGATGGCGAACGCATCATTCGTCTTGTCGCGGCCCACGTCGGCGCGGAAGTCCATCGCGGTCAGCCGCTCTTGACCGCCGAATTGCCCGAGACGGGCGAACGCTTCGAGGGCATCTTGCCGCCGGCAGCGCCGGGGCCGGCGTTCGCGCTGCGCAAGCGGGCCGTGAGCATCATCGGCTTGAATCGCTATGTGGCCGACGGCATCCTGACTGCCGGCCAGGCGGACTTCCTGCGCCGCGCCGTGCGCGAGCGCCAGAACATCCTGATCGCCGGCGGCACCAGCACTGGCAAGACCACGCTCGCCAACGCGCTGCTGGCCGAGATCGCCGCCACGGGCGACCGCGTGCTGGTGCTCGAAGACACCATCGAGCTGCAATGCGCCGCCCGCGACCATGTGCCGCTGCGCACGCGCGCAGGCGTGGTGTCGATGCAGGAGCTGGTGCGCGCCACGATGCGCCTGCGCCCCGACCGCGTGATCGTCGGCGAGGTGCGCGGCGGCGAGGCGCTTGATCTCATCAAGGTGTGGGGCACCGGCCACCCCGGCGGCATCGCCACGATTCACGCCGGTTCCGCCTTGGGCGCGCTGCTGCGCCTGGAGCAACTGATTCTCGAAGTGGCGGTGAATCCGCCGCGCGCGTTGATCGTCGAGGCCATCAACGTCGTCATCCACATCGCCGGGCGTGGCCGTAAGCGCCACGTCGAAAGCATCGCACGTGTCGTCGGTTTCGACGGCGCGGGCTATCGCATGGCGGATGCGCTGGAAACGCCGTTTCCCGAGCTGCCGCCAGTTCCTTCCCCGTCCCCTGAACCCTCTGGAGAACTGCCATGA
- a CDS encoding conjugal transfer protein TraG produces the protein MQAQGVLFGQIAVVFSIVIAGVWSATQWTAAALAYQLRLGSPWFDFFGTPVYHPWRLFEWWFFFDAYAPHVFDVGGAIAGGSGLVAVVVAIAMSVWRSRQSRLVTTYGSARWANTADIRKAGLMQSVGVFLGLHDGQYLRHEGPEHVLTFAPTRSGKGVGLVVPTLLSWPASAVIHDIKGENWQITAGWRSRFSHCLLFNPTDASSAAYNPLLEVRRGAHEVRDVQNIADILVDPEGALEKRNHWEKTSHALLVGAILHVLYAGEDKTLRGVANFLSDPACPFELTLHRMMTTKHLGDAPHPVVASAAREVLNKSDNERSGVLSTAMSFLGLYRDPTVAEVTSRCDWRIADLIASEHPVSLYLMVPPSDISRTKPLIRLILNQIGRRLTESLDGSDGIERRHKLLLMLDEFPALGRLDFFETALAFMAGYGIRSFLIAQSLNQIDKAYGQNHSILDNCHVRVTFATNDERTAKRISETLGTATELRAQRNYAGHRLAPWLGHLMVSRQETARPLLTPGEVMQLPPDESVVMVSSVAPIKAKKLRYYADANFKQRELPPPALAAGQYADLPPARADDWSGLAIPAVPAASATASADDLGGTDDGGPRRQPELSESFAYAPELDAPDDLALLDDDDDLPLPLPGQLDPAMQRTARLASLDPNDGIDL, from the coding sequence ATGCAAGCTCAGGGCGTGTTGTTCGGACAGATCGCGGTTGTTTTCAGCATCGTGATCGCCGGTGTGTGGAGTGCAACGCAATGGACAGCCGCCGCGCTGGCCTACCAACTACGCCTTGGCTCGCCCTGGTTCGATTTCTTCGGTACGCCGGTCTATCACCCGTGGCGGCTGTTCGAGTGGTGGTTCTTCTTCGATGCCTACGCGCCGCACGTCTTCGACGTAGGCGGCGCCATTGCGGGCGGCAGCGGCCTGGTCGCCGTAGTGGTCGCCATCGCCATGTCGGTGTGGCGCTCGCGGCAATCGCGGCTGGTGACGACCTACGGCTCGGCACGATGGGCCAACACCGCCGACATTCGCAAGGCCGGGCTGATGCAGTCGGTCGGCGTCTTTCTCGGTCTGCATGACGGACAGTACCTGCGTCATGAAGGCCCGGAACACGTCCTGACGTTCGCGCCCACGCGCTCGGGCAAAGGCGTGGGCCTGGTGGTGCCGACCTTGCTGTCCTGGCCTGCATCGGCAGTGATCCACGACATCAAGGGTGAGAACTGGCAGATCACCGCCGGCTGGCGCTCGCGCTTCTCGCATTGCCTGCTGTTCAACCCCACCGATGCTAGTTCGGCCGCGTACAACCCGCTGCTGGAAGTGCGGCGCGGCGCGCATGAAGTGCGCGACGTGCAGAACATCGCCGACATTCTCGTTGACCCCGAAGGCGCACTGGAGAAGCGCAATCACTGGGAGAAGACTTCGCACGCGCTGCTGGTCGGCGCCATTCTGCATGTGCTCTACGCGGGCGAGGACAAGACGCTGCGTGGCGTCGCCAACTTCCTCAGCGACCCGGCGTGCCCGTTCGAGCTGACGCTGCATCGGATGATGACGACGAAGCACCTGGGCGATGCACCGCACCCGGTTGTCGCGTCCGCCGCGCGTGAAGTGCTCAACAAGAGCGACAACGAGCGGTCTGGCGTGCTCTCCACCGCGATGAGCTTCCTGGGCTTGTACCGCGACCCCACGGTGGCCGAAGTCACTTCACGCTGCGACTGGCGTATCGCCGACCTGATTGCGTCCGAGCATCCCGTTTCGCTGTACCTGATGGTGCCGCCTTCGGACATAAGCCGCACCAAGCCGTTGATCCGGCTCATCTTGAACCAGATCGGGCGACGCCTCACCGAATCGCTCGATGGCAGCGATGGCATCGAACGCCGTCACAAGCTGTTGTTGATGCTTGATGAGTTTCCGGCGCTGGGCCGTCTGGACTTCTTCGAGACGGCCCTGGCCTTCATGGCGGGCTACGGCATCCGCAGCTTCCTCATCGCGCAGTCGCTCAACCAGATCGACAAAGCGTATGGGCAGAACCATTCGATTCTGGACAACTGCCATGTCCGGGTGACGTTCGCTACCAACGACGAACGCACGGCCAAACGCATTTCCGAAACGCTGGGCACCGCCACCGAACTGCGCGCGCAGCGCAACTACGCCGGCCACCGGCTCGCGCCGTGGCTCGGGCATCTCATGGTGTCGCGGCAGGAGACGGCCCGACCGCTGCTGACGCCGGGCGAAGTGATGCAACTCCCACCCGATGAATCGGTGGTGATGGTGTCCAGCGTCGCGCCGATCAAGGCCAAGAAGCTGCGCTACTACGCCGACGCCAATTTCAAGCAGCGCGAGTTGCCGCCGCCCGCGCTGGCGGCCGGGCAGTACGCCGACCTGCCACCGGCCCGCGCCGACGACTGGAGCGGCCTGGCGATCCCGGCCGTGCCCGCCGCATCAGCCACGGCCTCCGCCGATGACCTGGGCGGCACCGACGACGGCGGTCCGCGCCGCCAACCCGAACTCTCCGAATCCTTCGCCTACGCCCCCGAGCTGGATGCGCCCGATGACCTGGCGCTGCTCGATGACGACGACGACCTGCCGCTGCCGCTTCCAGGCCAGCTTGACCCGGCCATGCAGCGCACGGCGCGGCTGGCCTCCCTCGACCCCAACGACGGAATCGACTTATGA
- a CDS encoding LysR family transcriptional regulator, with the protein MEIRHLRCFLAVAEELHFARAAERLHIEQSPLSRAIKELEEDLGAQLFVRTTRRTRLTRAGMLFLEHVPRVFAALEQARGSVRAAVNGFHSQLRVALSDGIPPSRFSTFLALCRQEEPEIEIRLSEVPLAQQIKGLHDDLYDVGFARSDEVGDGIIAEAIWKDPLMVAVPARHPLLTYKRIPLEEILRYPLVLGDLHACEGCSRQIERVLRKVDQEPLIAERVASIDLMMALVAAGFALGLAGASQIATSRESGVVARPLASRVPPLTTYLLRPAGDPSETLARFIDRVQAIESPEGSRPLPGLDADTPEEPEP; encoded by the coding sequence ATGGAAATACGACACCTTCGCTGTTTCCTGGCTGTCGCCGAAGAGCTCCACTTCGCCCGTGCTGCGGAGCGACTGCACATTGAGCAATCACCCCTTTCACGAGCCATCAAGGAGCTAGAGGAGGACTTGGGCGCACAGCTCTTTGTTCGCACGACGCGCAGAACCCGTCTCACCCGCGCCGGCATGCTGTTTTTGGAGCACGTCCCCCGTGTCTTCGCTGCCTTGGAGCAGGCGCGCGGCAGTGTGCGAGCCGCTGTCAATGGTTTTCACAGTCAGTTGCGGGTAGCGCTTTCGGATGGCATTCCACCGTCTCGGTTTTCGACCTTCCTGGCGTTGTGCCGCCAGGAAGAACCGGAGATCGAGATACGTCTATCCGAGGTTCCACTGGCACAGCAGATCAAAGGGCTGCACGACGATTTGTATGACGTAGGTTTCGCGAGATCAGATGAAGTCGGCGACGGAATCATCGCCGAAGCAATCTGGAAGGATCCCTTGATGGTGGCAGTGCCTGCCCGTCATCCTCTGCTAACGTACAAGCGCATTCCATTGGAAGAAATACTGCGTTATCCGCTGGTACTTGGCGATCTTCATGCGTGCGAAGGCTGCTCGCGGCAGATTGAACGGGTGCTGCGGAAAGTTGATCAAGAGCCATTGATTGCTGAACGGGTTGCATCCATTGACCTGATGATGGCGCTGGTGGCGGCGGGTTTCGCCTTGGGCCTGGCTGGGGCTTCGCAGATCGCTACCAGCCGCGAATCGGGCGTCGTGGCCCGTCCGCTAGCATCTCGCGTTCCACCGTTGACGACATATCTGCTGCGCCCGGCAGGCGATCCCTCGGAAACCCTGGCTCGCTTCATCGACCGTGTGCAGGCCATCGAATCGCCCGAAGGCAGCAGGCCCCTGCCGGGCCTTGATGCCGACACCCCGGAGGAACCCGAGCCATGA